CTCCCACCTGCCGGCCGCGGCGGCCAATGAGAGCCTGGCCTGGTGATGTCATGCCCCGACCGGACCCTGGTGACGAGAAGTCCGAGGTCACCCGTCAGGGAACCAGCGCAAACCCACCCGCGGGGGTTCCGGAAGTTTCCACTGCGGCGGCGGCCTCACCCCGCAGCCTCGCGCGTGCCACCACGTTGGCCTTCCTTGTCGGGTGTCCCGGAgtcacctctccctccccccgggGGCCTCCTCCCTCTTCGGGGGTCCCCTTCGTGTCCCCTCGTGATCTCATGTTCACATCCTCATTCTCACAGGTGTCACCTTTTCTCCACCGGTGCCACCCGGGCCCCTGAGGGGGTCCTCAGCCTCATTTTCACGTGCCGGTCCTCCCATGCCACCCCTGCTCTGTCGTGGCCAGGGATGCTCATTTATTCGGCCCCCAGCCCCGACTTGTCAATGTGTCCAAGTGTGTCCGTCCGTCTGTGAATGTCGGTCACTGCGTTTGTCTCTGGCTGTCACTGCATGAGACTGTCCGTCTGCGTGTGTCTGTCCCCGCGGGCTTCTGTCCGTCTGTCTGTCCCTGTGGGTGTCTGCTCCGCCGCTGAGGGTCTTTCTGTCGTGTCTGTCACTGCGTGTCTGTCCGTCTGTCGGCGTCTGTCACTGGAGTGCGTCTGGACCCCGGGGTCTCTGGGTCTGGGCTccgagagagggagagggagaggaggtggcagcccggggaggcggggaggggcgggggcggagacagtgggcgggggcgggcgggggcgccGAGCGGCCCGGAGGGGGTGTGTGCGGGGGGCCGGAGGCGGCGGCTGTCAGAGTCGGCTCAGCCTGCGCTGGGGAACATCGGCCGCCTCCAGCTCCCGGCGCGGCCCGGCCCGGCCGCCTCAGGTGAGTCTCCCGCCCCGCCCGGGACCCTCCTCCGGCCCGCGGCCCACTCCGCGTCCCGGGAGCGGTGCGCTCCCCGAGGGACCCAGGCTCCCAAACAGGACGCCCACCGCGCCTCGGGGCCTGCCCAGCGACGCCCCCCGACGCCCCACACTCACCCTTAACTCTTCCCTCACCGCCGCATACTTAACGATTGCCTGCGCGGGAGACAGCATCCCGCAGGGCCAGCTGCCGCCTCTGCTCTCGAATTCCTGTGGGGACCCCCGAGCACCGCTGCCCCTGCTCGCCCCCAAGTCTGGGGCCACTGGAAGATGCCCCCTGCTTGGTGGCGGAATCCGAGCTGCGCAGGTTCCTGGAGCCCGGCTGGGCCCTCCGGGATCCCGCGACCTCAGCGCCCCTGCGCAGCTCCCAGCCGGAGCCCCCACCCAGACCCAGGCGTCCCCCTCCCGCGGGGACTCCGTCTCTATTTTAGGGGAAGGGGAGGCTTAGCGGAAGCCCCGAGTTATAATTAGCCCCACTCGGGTTTCCTAGTTaatctccatcaccaccaccccagcTCAGGGCGGCGAGGGCTCGGTGAGGGGTGACCGGCGGGAGAGGGGGGAGTTCCGACCCGGGGAATTTTGATCCCTTGGCTGGAGATGCCGGAACCGCAGCAGCTGCTGCCCCAAAATAGCGCTCCTGCCCCTGCAGCCGGGGATCTCCGGAGCTCCGAGAACGCAGGCGTCCCGGCTCGCCCTTCAGACCCCTCGGCAATGCCCGCGAGCCCCCAGACCCCCGCCCCAAGTTCCCGGCTCCTGGACTCGGGGCGGGGAGCGCCGTCCTTTTCTCGGTCTCTACTGCCTCCCGCTGGCGGCAGCGTGCACCGCAGCATCGGATGGATGGGGGACTCGAGTCTTGTGGGGCCAGGTCTAGCGAGCCTGTTGGCTGAGGCTAGGCGAGGGGGGTGCGCAGTTGACGGGCATCCGCGGGTACCAACGCGCTGTGTCAGACAGTGGATGAGGCGGggctgggtggggcagggtgTGGAGTAGGCAGGATTTGGGGTACCCCGGGAACTGCGACTCCCACACCCTGAATGCCCGACCCACACCCCCCCAGGGTCCGGCCCTGGCCAACTGTATGAGAGGCTGAGCCTTCACGCCACCTCAAGCTCCCCCGTCGGCGCCTCCCGTCAGTGAGGGCCCCGCCCCTGTCGGGTGGCCTGCGGCCTCCGGTGCTGGTGCCCCGCAGCACTGCTCGCACTGGGCCCAAGGCAGTCCACCCAGCTGGGGGAAGGAAGTGAGGGCGGTGGGTCTCCTGCGGGGCAGGGGAGGGTATTGCTTGGCGGGTCTGTCTCTGTTCCCTGCATTTGTCCgtctgggtgtatgtgtgtgtgtgcctgatcTCTgtcccctcttgcttctccctgcctgtgtccttgtctctgcctgtctccctccctccctccatttctctcctcctttctgcCAACCTGCCCCACCTCCTCTGCAGCTCAGTGATAACCCCTGGGCAAGAGTGTTACCTaatcatctcctccctcctggcaGCTTTGAGCCTTCACCCTCTGCCTTTCTTTCTCCCAGCAGACGCCTGCCTGCCTTGGCAGCCATGAGGCCCCCGTGGTGTCCCCTGCACACGCCCTCCCTGGCTTCCccgctccttctcctcctcttcctcctgggaggaggggcagaggctGAGGGCCTAGAGGACCCAGAGCTGCTGGTGACGGTACGTGGGGGCCGGCTACGGGGCCTCCGCCTAATGGCCCCTGGGGGCCCTGTCTCTGCTTTTCTGGGCATCCCCTTCGCAGAGCCACCTGTGGGCCCCCGTCGCTTTCTGCCACCAGAGCCCAAGCGGCCCTGGCCAGGGGTGCTGAATGCCACAGCCTTCCAAAGAGTCTGCTACCAATATGTGGACACCTTGTATCCCGGCTTTGAGGGCACCGAGATGTGGAACCCCAACCGTGAGCTGAGCGAGGATTGCCTCTACCTCAATGTGTGGACACCGTACCCCCGGCCTGCGTCCCCCACCCCTGTCCTCGTCTGGATCTACGGGGGTGGCTTCTACAGCGGGGCCTCCTCCCTGGACGTGTATGATGGTCGCTTCCTGGCCCAGGCCGAGGGGACTGTGCTGGTGTCCATGAACTACCGGGTGGGAGCCTTTGGCTTCTTGGCCCTGCCGGGGAGCCGGGAGGCCCCAGGCAATGTGGGTCTACTGGATCAGAGGCTGGCACTGCAGTGGGTGCAGGAGAACGTAGCAGCCTTCGGGGGGGATCCCACGTCAGTGACTCTGTTTGGGGAAAGCGCAGGTGCCGCCTCCGTGGGCATGCACCTGCTGTCCCCACCCAGCCGGGGCCTGTTCcacagggccgtgctgcagagcgGGGCACCCAATGGGCCCTGGGCCACAGTGGGTGTGGGAGAGGCCCGCCGCAGGGCCACGCTGCTGGCCCGCCTCGTGGGCTGTCCCCCTGGTGGGGCTGGTGGCAATGACACAGACCTGGTGGCCTGCCTGCGGACACGGCCGTCTCAGGATCTGGTGGACCACGAGTGGCATGTGCTGCCTCAGGAAAGCGTCTTCCGCTTCTCCTTCGTGCCTGTGGTGGATGGAGACTTCCTCAGTGACACGCCCGAAGCCCTCATCAATGCTGGAGACTTCCATGGCCTGCAGGTGACTAGTGGCTGGAGGGGGTGGAGCTGCTTCCTCTAGGCCTGTTCTTCCACCTGCCCCTCCCCGTGGGGACCCAGGCATGAGGGCTCCTCAAAACCCACTCCCAAAGGCCCAGGCTTCTGGGCCCCATGGCCCGCTCCTCTTCCCTGAGGGCTCAATCCCAGGGTGGTCAGTGggacagagaggaaaggaaatgtgggtatattttctctttctctctttcccttccccaatCTCGAACTCTCTTCCTCCCTGGTTCTGGGTCTATAACTGTTCATCTCTCTGGCTCTTTGTCCATCTGtttctgtctgcctgtctgtctgtgcttcccctccccccccatccctccatcctgTCCCCTCAGGTGCTGGTGGGTGTGGTGAAGGATGAGGGCTCCTATTTTCTGGTTTACGGGGCCCCAGGCTTCAGCAAAAACAACGAGTCTCTCATCAGCCGGGCCCAGTTCCTGGCCGGGGTGCGGGTCGGGGTCCCCCAGGCAAGTGACCTGGCTGCCGAGGCTGTGGTCCTGCATTACACAGACTGGCTGCACCCTGAGGACCCGGCGCGCCTGAGGGAGGCCATGAGTGACGTGGTGGGCGACCACAACGTCGTGTGCCCCGTAGCCCAGCTGGCTGGGCGACTGGCCGCCCAAGGCGCTCGCGTCTATGCCTACATCTTTGAACACCGTGCATCCACGCTCTCCTGGCCCCTCTGGATGGGGGTGCCCCATGGCTACGAGATCGAGTTTATCTTCGGGCTCCCCCTGGAACCCTCGCTAAACTACACTGTCGAGGAGAGAACCTTTGCCCAACGACTGATGAGATACTGGGCCAACTTTGCCCGCACCGGGTCAGcggggctgaggggaggagggccTCCAGGAGCCAGGCaggcaaggggggggggggggacagacagagagggagggagacaagcagaaagggcggggcggggggggcgagTTCACAAAGGAAAGGAGacaaagggggagagagagaatgacaaaGGAGACCccgagagaagggaaggagggaggaaggcaagGTGGCAGATCCTGATGAGACAAGGACAGAGCTGAGGGAGGCAAAGAGAACAGAAGAGACAGACAAGGAGAGACAGACAAAGGAGTTACCAGAGCAGTTAGGAGCGTGGACTGTAGAACTGGATCAATTGGATCAGTGATGATTTTTTTAGCTGTGACACACACgaatgcacacacacgcacacagtttACCTGTCTGAAGAAGGGGACCATAAATATCCCATCACATGGGTGTCCGCAGAAGTAAACATGATGTTTGTAGAGATAGGACTGGGCCTGAGTAtatagtaagggctcaataaatcatagcaattttttaaatgggagaaaCAAAGATGGAGCAGAAAAATTGagggaaataaaaagaggaacaACAGaaagagggagggcaggaggaagggaaagactCCAGAGGACGGAGCAtattggaaaagagaaaggatgaaggagaaggtgggagggaggagacggGGCTCTCCCTGGAGCCTAAGAGGGAACGGCACGGGTCAGGAAGCAGCCTGCCTCCTCCTACTCTCCATCTCCAttccccagcccccaggggctgagctttccctttccttccgCAGGGACCCCAATGACCCCCGGGACCCCAAAGTCCCGCAGTGGCCACCATACACGGCGGGAGCGCAGCAGTACGTGAGCCTGAACCTGCGGCCGCTAGAGGTGCGGCGGGGGCTCCGTGCCCAGGCCTGCGCCTTCTGGAACCGCTTCCTACCCAAATTGCTCAGCGCCACCGGTACGCAGGGGccagcgggcaggggctgggaggaggcggGGGAGAAAAGGGGCgcggagagagagagggaactgGCAGCTGGCCGGGTGTAACCCCTCTCTTCTCCCCCCAGCCTCGGAGGCCCCCTGCACCTGCTCAGGCCCCGCCCACGGGGAGGCTGCCCCGAGGCCCAGGCCCGGCCTCCCCctatccctcctcctcctcctcttcctcctcctctcccggCTCCTGCGGCTGTGACCACGGCCTCTTCCCTCTCCGGCCTCAGGGGGCCCCTCCTCTAATGAGTGGTCGGACTGTGGGGAAGGGCTCCACTCAGGGATCTCCGACCCAGCGCCCCCTCCCTCCTCAAACCGAGAAACTCAAACTGgacagggctgggggcgggggtggatgGGGAGGGGAATGGGAGGACACCTACGACCCATCTC
This DNA window, taken from Balaenoptera ricei isolate mBalRic1 chromosome 15, mBalRic1.hap2, whole genome shotgun sequence, encodes the following:
- the ACHE gene encoding acetylcholinesterase, which translates into the protein MRPPWCPLHTPSLASPLLLLLFLLGGGAEAEGLEDPELLVTVRGGRLRGLRLMAPGGPVSAFLGIPFAEPPVGPRRFLPPEPKRPWPGVLNATAFQRVCYQYVDTLYPGFEGTEMWNPNRELSEDCLYLNVWTPYPRPASPTPVLVWIYGGGFYSGASSLDVYDGRFLAQAEGTVLVSMNYRVGAFGFLALPGSREAPGNVGLLDQRLALQWVQENVAAFGGDPTSVTLFGESAGAASVGMHLLSPPSRGLFHRAVLQSGAPNGPWATVGVGEARRRATLLARLVGCPPGGAGGNDTDLVACLRTRPSQDLVDHEWHVLPQESVFRFSFVPVVDGDFLSDTPEALINAGDFHGLQVLVGVVKDEGSYFLVYGAPGFSKNNESLISRAQFLAGVRVGVPQASDLAAEAVVLHYTDWLHPEDPARLREAMSDVVGDHNVVCPVAQLAGRLAAQGARVYAYIFEHRASTLSWPLWMGVPHGYEIEFIFGLPLEPSLNYTVEERTFAQRLMRYWANFARTGDPNDPRDPKVPQWPPYTAGAQQYVSLNLRPLEVRRGLRAQACAFWNRFLPKLLSATDTLDEAERQWKAEFHRWSSYMVHWKNQFDHYSKQDRCSDL